In a genomic window of Amycolatopsis japonica:
- a CDS encoding NADP-dependent isocitrate dehydrogenase gives MAKIKVQGTVVELDGDEMTRIIWQFIKDRLIHPYLDVNLEYYDLGIEERDRTDDQITVDSANAIKKHGVGVKCATITPDEARVEEFGLKKMWLSPNGTIRNILGGVIFREPIVIQNIPRLVPGWTKPIIIGRHAHGDQYKATNFKVPGPGTLTMTYTPADGSEPMEFQVAQYPEGGGVAMGMFNFRKSIEDFARASLQYGLDREYPVYMSTKNTILKAYDGMFKDVFEEIYQAEFKADFDAKGISYEHRLIDDMVAAAMKWEGGYVWACKNYDGDVQSDTVAQGFGSLGLMTSVLRTPDGKTVEAEAAHGTVTRHYRQHQQGKPTSTNPIASIFAWTRGLEHRGKLDSNPELIGFANKLEQVVIETVESGKMTKDLALLISKDQPFQTTEEFLATLDANLAKKIAQG, from the coding sequence ATGGCCAAGATCAAGGTCCAGGGCACCGTCGTCGAGCTCGACGGTGATGAGATGACCCGCATCATTTGGCAGTTCATCAAGGACAGGCTGATCCACCCGTACCTGGACGTGAACCTGGAGTACTACGACCTGGGCATCGAGGAGCGGGACCGCACCGACGACCAGATCACCGTCGACTCCGCCAACGCGATCAAGAAGCACGGCGTCGGCGTCAAGTGCGCCACGATCACGCCGGACGAGGCGCGCGTCGAAGAGTTCGGCCTGAAGAAGATGTGGCTCTCGCCCAACGGGACGATCCGCAACATCCTCGGCGGCGTGATCTTCCGCGAGCCGATCGTCATCCAGAACATCCCGCGCCTGGTACCGGGCTGGACCAAGCCGATCATCATCGGCCGTCACGCGCACGGTGACCAGTACAAGGCGACCAACTTCAAGGTCCCCGGCCCGGGCACGCTGACCATGACCTACACCCCGGCCGACGGTTCCGAGCCGATGGAGTTCCAGGTCGCGCAGTACCCCGAGGGCGGCGGCGTCGCCATGGGGATGTTCAACTTCCGCAAGTCCATCGAGGACTTCGCGCGCGCCTCGCTGCAGTACGGCCTCGACCGCGAGTACCCGGTCTACATGTCGACCAAGAACACCATCCTGAAGGCCTACGACGGCATGTTCAAGGACGTGTTCGAGGAGATCTACCAGGCCGAGTTCAAGGCCGACTTCGACGCCAAGGGCATCTCCTACGAGCACCGCCTGATCGACGACATGGTCGCCGCGGCGATGAAGTGGGAGGGCGGCTACGTCTGGGCCTGCAAGAACTACGACGGTGACGTGCAGTCCGACACGGTCGCGCAGGGCTTCGGCTCGCTGGGCCTGATGACCTCGGTGCTGCGCACCCCGGACGGCAAGACCGTCGAGGCCGAGGCCGCGCACGGCACGGTGACCCGGCACTACCGCCAGCACCAGCAGGGCAAGCCGACCTCGACGAACCCGATCGCGTCCATCTTCGCGTGGACCCGTGGCCTCGAGCACCGCGGCAAGCTGGACTCGAACCCGGAACTGATCGGCTTCGCGAACAAGCTGGAGCAGGTCGTCATCGAGACCGTCGAGAGCGGCAAGATGACCAAGGACCTCGCGCTGCTGATCAGCAAGGACCAGCCGTTCCAGACCACCGAGGAGTTCCTCGCGACGCTGGACGCCAACCTGGCCAAGAAGATCGCCCAGGGCTGA